AAGGTTGACCGTTCATTTATCAGCGGTACCGACCAACACAAGCGGAACTCGCACATTGTACACACCACTATTGACCTGGCCCACAATCTGGGGATGACCGTCGTTGCTGAAGGCGTGGAAACAAAAGACCAAATGGCACGACTCATAGCTCTTGGGTGTGATTTTATGCAGGGTTACTTTATTGCGAAGCCTCTGCCACCTGACGACGTACACACATTATTGCTTAACGAATCACAAATTGATCAACATGAATTGATGGCTACTGCAACTCTGTCGAATCTTTGATGCTCTTGGAATGTCTGGAATTCTCGATGAAGTACTTGAAGGCCAAATACGGCGTGGCTCATTAATCTGATGGTGATCCCGAATGTCACGTTTTCTTTATTAATTCACAAACCATCTCGCCGAGCCTTCTAACTGAACTTCGTTTGCGCAAATGCCTTTGACATGAATTCTCTCTGCTAGGGCAGAGTCAATCTTACAATTCGGCACCAGAAAGAAATTAATTATGTTCGGAACTGATGCATACAATTCGGAACGAATATCATTAACAACTCTAATCGGCTGGTTCAGCCTGTGTCTATTAGCGGCAGGTTGGGGGCCGCAACTAGATTCAACTCTCACGCAGCTTTGGACGAACGTCGGTCTGTTCGGCTTAGTTTCGGCAGTCGGGTTGGGAGTTGGGCAGCAGGCGAGAGAAGTAAATCGCCAACGAAAGCAACGAATAATCACGGACCGGCACATCGAACGCTACCTGAATAGGTTCGCAGCTGAAAACGGAGCGATAAAGGACCTCATCAATACAGCGCTACGTAGAATTGCCGAAGACGGAGAGGGCCATCGCAATAGAGAGAGAAAAGGAGTCGAACAACGCGACGAAACGCGACTGCCGTTTTATCACCCGGTCCAAGTGCAGCCTCTAGATGACAGTGGGAGTCTATCAACCGAAAACGGACAAACTACGTTCACTGCCTACATACGGGACATCTCTTCAGGCGGCGTAGGG
This genomic interval from Gimesia alba contains the following:
- a CDS encoding PilZ domain-containing protein, with amino-acid sequence MFGTDAYNSERISLTTLIGWFSLCLLAAGWGPQLDSTLTQLWTNVGLFGLVSAVGLGVGQQAREVNRQRKQRIITDRHIERYLNRFAAENGAIKDLINTALRRIAEDGEGHRNRERKGVEQRDETRLPFYHPVQVQPLDDSGSLSTENGQTTFTAYIRDISSGGVGLIHDQPIPSGLVMLMFNLQNAETVSIFAKLLWQHHQPDGKLSSGGKLIKVRTPVNLREPVMEGAGYQEFILHEETHHDDNIA